From Orcinus orca chromosome 3, mOrcOrc1.1, whole genome shotgun sequence, a single genomic window includes:
- the CLINT1 gene encoding clathrin interactor 1 isoform X5, with amino-acid sequence MLNMWKVRELVDKATNVVMNYSEIESKVREATNDDPWGPSGQLMGEIAKATFMYEQFPELMNMLWSRMLKDNKKNWRRVYKSLLLLAYLIRNGSERVVTSAREHIYDLRSLENYHFVDEHGKDQGINIRQKVKELVEFAQDDDRLREERKKAKKNKDKYVGVSSDSVGGFRYSERYDPEPKSKWDEDWDKSKSAFPFSDKLGELSDKIGSTIDDTISKFRRKDREDSPERCSDSDEEKKARRGRSPKGEFKDEEETVTTKHIHITQATETTTTRHKRTANPSKTIDLGAAAHYTGDKASPDQNASAHTPQSSVKTSVPSSKSSGDLVDLFDGTSQSTGGSADLFGGFADFGSAAASSNFPSQVTAASGNGDFGDWSAFNQAPSGPVAASGELFSSASQPAVELVSSSQPALGPPPAASNSSDLFDLMGSSQATMTSSQSMNFSMMSTNTVGLGLPMSRSQNTDMVQKSVSKTLPSTWSDPSVNISLDNLLPGMQPSKPQQPSLNTMIQQQNMQQPMNVMTQSFGAVNLSSPSNMLPVRPQTNPLMGGPMPMSMPSLMTGTMGMAPLGNSPMMNQSMMGMNMNIGMSTAGMGLTGTMGMGMPNLAMTSGTVQPKQDAFANFANFSK; translated from the exons caCCAATGTGGTTATGAATTATTCAGAGATAGAGTCTAAGGTTCGAGAAGCAACGAATGACGATCCTTGGGGACCTTCTGGGCAACTCATGGGAGAGATTGCCAA gGCTACATTTATGTACGAACAATTTCCAGAACTTATGAACATGCTTTGGTCACGAATgttaaaagacaacaaaaaaaattggAGAAGAGTTTATAAG tCATTGCTGCTCCTAGCTTACCTCATAAGGAATGGATCAGAGCGTGTTGTTACAAGTGCCAGAGAACACATTTATGATTTGCGATCCCTGGAAAATTACCACTTTGTAG ATGAGCATGGCAAGGATCAAGGTATAAATATTCGCCAGAAGGTGAAAGAATTGGTTGAATTTGCCCAGGATGATGACAGGCTTCGTGAAGAgcgaaagaaagcaaagaagaacaaagacaaATATGTTGGGGTTTCCTCAGACAGTGTTGGAGGATTCAGATACA GTGAACGATATGATCCTGAGCCTAAATCAAAATGGGATGAGGACTGGGATAAAAGCAAGAGTGCTTTTCCATTCAGTGATAAATTAGGTGAACTGAGTGATAAAATTGGAAGCACAATTGACGACACCATCAGCAAGTTCCGGAGGAAAGATAGAGAAGACTCTCCAGAAAGATGCAG tGACAGTgatgaggaaaagaaagcaagaagaggCAGATCTCCCAAAGGTGAATTCAAAGATGAAGAGGAGACTGTGACGACAAAACATATCCATATCACACAGGCCACAGAGACCACCACCACAAGACACAAGCGCACAGCAAATCCTTCCAAAACCATTGATCTTGGAGCAGCAGCACATTACACAGGGGACAAAGCAAGTCCAGATCAGAATGCTTCAGCTCATACACCTCAGTCTTCAGTTAAG aCTTCAGTGCCTAGCAGTAAGTCATCTGGTGACCTTGTTGATCTGTTTGATGGCACCAGCCAATCAACAG GAGGATCAGCTGATTTATTTGGAGGCTTTGCTGACTTTGGCTCAGCCGCTGCATCAAGCAATTTCCCTTCCCAAG taacaGCAGCAAGTGGGAATGGAGACTTTGGTGACTGGAGTGCCTTCAACCAAGCCCCGTCAGGCCCTGTTGCTGCCAGTGGTGAGCTCTTCAGCAGTGCCTCACAGCCAGCTGTAGAGCTTGTCAGTAGCTCACAACCAGCTTTAGGCCCACCTCCAGCTGCCTCAAATTCTTCAGACCTATTTGATCTTATGGGCTCATCGCAGGCAACAATGACATCTTCCCAGAGTATGAATTTCTCTATGATGAGCACTAATACTGTAGGTCTGGGTTTGCCCATGTCAAGATCACAG AATACAGATATGGTCCAGAAGTCAGTCAGCAAAACCCTGCCCTCTACTTGGTCTGACCCCAGCGTAAACATCAGCCTAGACAACTTACTACCTGGTATGCAGCCTTCCAAACCCCAGCAGCCATCACTCAATACAATGATTCAACAACAGA ATATGCAACAGCCTATGAATGTGATGACCCAAAGTTTCGGAGCTGTAAACCTCAGTTCTCCATCGAACATGCTTCCTGTCCGGCCCCAAACTAACCCTCTGATGGGGGGACCCATGCCTATGAGCATGCCCAGTTTGATGACTGGCACCATGGGAATGGCCCCTCTTGGAAATAGTCCAATGATGAACCAGAGCATGATGGGCATGAACATGAACATAGGGATGTCAACTGCTGGGATGGGCCTGACAGGCACAATGGGAATGGGCATGCCCAACTTAGCCATGACTTCTGGAACTGTGCAACCTAAGCAAGATGCCTTTGCAAATTTTGCCAACTTTAGCAAGTAA
- the CLINT1 gene encoding clathrin interactor 1 isoform X1 translates to MNYSEIESKVREATNDDPWGPSGQLMGEIAKATFMYEQFPELMNMLWSRMLKDNKKNWRRVYKSLLLLAYLIRNGSERVVTSAREHIYDLRSLENYHFVDEHGKDQGINIRQKVKELVEFAQDDDRLREERKKAKKNKDKYVGVSSDSVGGFRYSERYDPEPKSKWDEDWDKSKSAFPFSDKLGELSDKIGSTIDDTISKFRRKDREDSPERCSDSDEEKKARRGRSPKGEFKDEEETVTTKHIHITQATETTTTRHKRTANPSKTIDLGAAAHYTGDKASPDQNASAHTPQSSVKTSVPSSKSSGDLVDLFDGTSQSTGGSADLFGGFADFGSAAASSNFPSQVTAASGNGDFGDWSAFNQAPSGPVAASGELFSSASQPAVELVSSSQPALGPPPAASNSSDLFDLMGSSQATMTSSQSMNFSMMSTNTVGLGLPMSRSQPLQNVSTVLQKPNPLYNQNTDMVQKSVSKTLPSTWSDPSVNISLDNLLPGMQPSKPQQPSLNTMIQQQNMQQPMNVMTQSFGAVNLSSPSNMLPVRPQTNPLMGGPMPMSMPSLMTGTMGMAPLGNSPMMNQSMMGMNMNIGMSTAGMGLTGTMGMGMPNLAMTSGTVQPKQDAFANFANFSK, encoded by the exons ATGAATTATTCAGAGATAGAGTCTAAGGTTCGAGAAGCAACGAATGACGATCCTTGGGGACCTTCTGGGCAACTCATGGGAGAGATTGCCAA gGCTACATTTATGTACGAACAATTTCCAGAACTTATGAACATGCTTTGGTCACGAATgttaaaagacaacaaaaaaaattggAGAAGAGTTTATAAG tCATTGCTGCTCCTAGCTTACCTCATAAGGAATGGATCAGAGCGTGTTGTTACAAGTGCCAGAGAACACATTTATGATTTGCGATCCCTGGAAAATTACCACTTTGTAG ATGAGCATGGCAAGGATCAAGGTATAAATATTCGCCAGAAGGTGAAAGAATTGGTTGAATTTGCCCAGGATGATGACAGGCTTCGTGAAGAgcgaaagaaagcaaagaagaacaaagacaaATATGTTGGGGTTTCCTCAGACAGTGTTGGAGGATTCAGATACA GTGAACGATATGATCCTGAGCCTAAATCAAAATGGGATGAGGACTGGGATAAAAGCAAGAGTGCTTTTCCATTCAGTGATAAATTAGGTGAACTGAGTGATAAAATTGGAAGCACAATTGACGACACCATCAGCAAGTTCCGGAGGAAAGATAGAGAAGACTCTCCAGAAAGATGCAG tGACAGTgatgaggaaaagaaagcaagaagaggCAGATCTCCCAAAGGTGAATTCAAAGATGAAGAGGAGACTGTGACGACAAAACATATCCATATCACACAGGCCACAGAGACCACCACCACAAGACACAAGCGCACAGCAAATCCTTCCAAAACCATTGATCTTGGAGCAGCAGCACATTACACAGGGGACAAAGCAAGTCCAGATCAGAATGCTTCAGCTCATACACCTCAGTCTTCAGTTAAG aCTTCAGTGCCTAGCAGTAAGTCATCTGGTGACCTTGTTGATCTGTTTGATGGCACCAGCCAATCAACAG GAGGATCAGCTGATTTATTTGGAGGCTTTGCTGACTTTGGCTCAGCCGCTGCATCAAGCAATTTCCCTTCCCAAG taacaGCAGCAAGTGGGAATGGAGACTTTGGTGACTGGAGTGCCTTCAACCAAGCCCCGTCAGGCCCTGTTGCTGCCAGTGGTGAGCTCTTCAGCAGTGCCTCACAGCCAGCTGTAGAGCTTGTCAGTAGCTCACAACCAGCTTTAGGCCCACCTCCAGCTGCCTCAAATTCTTCAGACCTATTTGATCTTATGGGCTCATCGCAGGCAACAATGACATCTTCCCAGAGTATGAATTTCTCTATGATGAGCACTAATACTGTAGGTCTGGGTTTGCCCATGTCAAGATCACAG cCTTTGCAAAATGTTAGCACAGTGCTGCAGAAGCCTAATCCTCTCTATAATCAGAATACAGATATGGTCCAGAAGTCAGTCAGCAAAACCCTGCCCTCTACTTGGTCTGACCCCAGCGTAAACATCAGCCTAGACAACTTACTACCTGGTATGCAGCCTTCCAAACCCCAGCAGCCATCACTCAATACAATGATTCAACAACAGA ATATGCAACAGCCTATGAATGTGATGACCCAAAGTTTCGGAGCTGTAAACCTCAGTTCTCCATCGAACATGCTTCCTGTCCGGCCCCAAACTAACCCTCTGATGGGGGGACCCATGCCTATGAGCATGCCCAGTTTGATGACTGGCACCATGGGAATGGCCCCTCTTGGAAATAGTCCAATGATGAACCAGAGCATGATGGGCATGAACATGAACATAGGGATGTCAACTGCTGGGATGGGCCTGACAGGCACAATGGGAATGGGCATGCCCAACTTAGCCATGACTTCTGGAACTGTGCAACCTAAGCAAGATGCCTTTGCAAATTTTGCCAACTTTAGCAAGTAA
- the CLINT1 gene encoding clathrin interactor 1 isoform X2, with protein sequence MNYSEIESKVREATNDDPWGPSGQLMGEIAKATFMYEQFPELMNMLWSRMLKDNKKNWRRVYKSLLLLAYLIRNGSERVVTSAREHIYDLRSLENYHFVDEHGKDQGINIRQKVKELVEFAQDDDRLREERKKAKKNKDKYVGVSSDSVGGFRYSERYDPEPKSKWDEDWDKSKSAFPFSDKLGELSDKIGSTIDDTISKFRRKDREDSPERCSDSDEEKKARRGRSPKGEFKDEEETVTTKHIHITQATETTTTRHKRTANPSKTIDLGAAAHYTGDKASPDQNASAHTPQSSVKTSVPSSKSSGDLVDLFDGTSQSTGGSADLFGGFADFGSAAASSNFPSQVTAASGNGDFGDWSAFNQAPSGPVAASGELFSSASQPAVELVSSSQPALGPPPAASNSSDLFDLMGSSQATMTSSQSMNFSMMSTNTVGLGLPMSRSQNTDMVQKSVSKTLPSTWSDPSVNISLDNLLPGMQPSKPQQPSLNTMIQQQNMQQPMNVMTQSFGAVNLSSPSNMLPVRPQTNPLMGGPMPMSMPSLMTGTMGMAPLGNSPMMNQSMMGMNMNIGMSTAGMGLTGTMGMGMPNLAMTSGTVQPKQDAFANFANFSK encoded by the exons ATGAATTATTCAGAGATAGAGTCTAAGGTTCGAGAAGCAACGAATGACGATCCTTGGGGACCTTCTGGGCAACTCATGGGAGAGATTGCCAA gGCTACATTTATGTACGAACAATTTCCAGAACTTATGAACATGCTTTGGTCACGAATgttaaaagacaacaaaaaaaattggAGAAGAGTTTATAAG tCATTGCTGCTCCTAGCTTACCTCATAAGGAATGGATCAGAGCGTGTTGTTACAAGTGCCAGAGAACACATTTATGATTTGCGATCCCTGGAAAATTACCACTTTGTAG ATGAGCATGGCAAGGATCAAGGTATAAATATTCGCCAGAAGGTGAAAGAATTGGTTGAATTTGCCCAGGATGATGACAGGCTTCGTGAAGAgcgaaagaaagcaaagaagaacaaagacaaATATGTTGGGGTTTCCTCAGACAGTGTTGGAGGATTCAGATACA GTGAACGATATGATCCTGAGCCTAAATCAAAATGGGATGAGGACTGGGATAAAAGCAAGAGTGCTTTTCCATTCAGTGATAAATTAGGTGAACTGAGTGATAAAATTGGAAGCACAATTGACGACACCATCAGCAAGTTCCGGAGGAAAGATAGAGAAGACTCTCCAGAAAGATGCAG tGACAGTgatgaggaaaagaaagcaagaagaggCAGATCTCCCAAAGGTGAATTCAAAGATGAAGAGGAGACTGTGACGACAAAACATATCCATATCACACAGGCCACAGAGACCACCACCACAAGACACAAGCGCACAGCAAATCCTTCCAAAACCATTGATCTTGGAGCAGCAGCACATTACACAGGGGACAAAGCAAGTCCAGATCAGAATGCTTCAGCTCATACACCTCAGTCTTCAGTTAAG aCTTCAGTGCCTAGCAGTAAGTCATCTGGTGACCTTGTTGATCTGTTTGATGGCACCAGCCAATCAACAG GAGGATCAGCTGATTTATTTGGAGGCTTTGCTGACTTTGGCTCAGCCGCTGCATCAAGCAATTTCCCTTCCCAAG taacaGCAGCAAGTGGGAATGGAGACTTTGGTGACTGGAGTGCCTTCAACCAAGCCCCGTCAGGCCCTGTTGCTGCCAGTGGTGAGCTCTTCAGCAGTGCCTCACAGCCAGCTGTAGAGCTTGTCAGTAGCTCACAACCAGCTTTAGGCCCACCTCCAGCTGCCTCAAATTCTTCAGACCTATTTGATCTTATGGGCTCATCGCAGGCAACAATGACATCTTCCCAGAGTATGAATTTCTCTATGATGAGCACTAATACTGTAGGTCTGGGTTTGCCCATGTCAAGATCACAG AATACAGATATGGTCCAGAAGTCAGTCAGCAAAACCCTGCCCTCTACTTGGTCTGACCCCAGCGTAAACATCAGCCTAGACAACTTACTACCTGGTATGCAGCCTTCCAAACCCCAGCAGCCATCACTCAATACAATGATTCAACAACAGA ATATGCAACAGCCTATGAATGTGATGACCCAAAGTTTCGGAGCTGTAAACCTCAGTTCTCCATCGAACATGCTTCCTGTCCGGCCCCAAACTAACCCTCTGATGGGGGGACCCATGCCTATGAGCATGCCCAGTTTGATGACTGGCACCATGGGAATGGCCCCTCTTGGAAATAGTCCAATGATGAACCAGAGCATGATGGGCATGAACATGAACATAGGGATGTCAACTGCTGGGATGGGCCTGACAGGCACAATGGGAATGGGCATGCCCAACTTAGCCATGACTTCTGGAACTGTGCAACCTAAGCAAGATGCCTTTGCAAATTTTGCCAACTTTAGCAAGTAA
- the CLINT1 gene encoding clathrin interactor 1 isoform X3, whose protein sequence is MNYSEIESKVREATNDDPWGPSGQLMGEIAKATFMYEQFPELMNMLWSRMLKDNKKNWRRVYKSLLLLAYLIRNGSERVVTSAREHIYDLRSLENYHFVDEHGKDQGINIRQKVKELVEFAQDDDRLREERKKAKKNKDKYVGVSSDSVGGFRYSERYDPEPKSKWDEDWDKSKSAFPFSDKLGELSDKIGSTIDDTISKFRRKDREDSPERCSDSDEEKKARRGRSPKGEFKDEEETVTTKHIHITQATETTTTRHKRTANPSKTIDLGAAAHYTGDKASPDQNASAHTPQSSVKTSVPSSKSSGDLVDLFDGTSQSTVTAASGNGDFGDWSAFNQAPSGPVAASGELFSSASQPAVELVSSSQPALGPPPAASNSSDLFDLMGSSQATMTSSQSMNFSMMSTNTVGLGLPMSRSQPLQNVSTVLQKPNPLYNQNTDMVQKSVSKTLPSTWSDPSVNISLDNLLPGMQPSKPQQPSLNTMIQQQNMQQPMNVMTQSFGAVNLSSPSNMLPVRPQTNPLMGGPMPMSMPSLMTGTMGMAPLGNSPMMNQSMMGMNMNIGMSTAGMGLTGTMGMGMPNLAMTSGTVQPKQDAFANFANFSK, encoded by the exons ATGAATTATTCAGAGATAGAGTCTAAGGTTCGAGAAGCAACGAATGACGATCCTTGGGGACCTTCTGGGCAACTCATGGGAGAGATTGCCAA gGCTACATTTATGTACGAACAATTTCCAGAACTTATGAACATGCTTTGGTCACGAATgttaaaagacaacaaaaaaaattggAGAAGAGTTTATAAG tCATTGCTGCTCCTAGCTTACCTCATAAGGAATGGATCAGAGCGTGTTGTTACAAGTGCCAGAGAACACATTTATGATTTGCGATCCCTGGAAAATTACCACTTTGTAG ATGAGCATGGCAAGGATCAAGGTATAAATATTCGCCAGAAGGTGAAAGAATTGGTTGAATTTGCCCAGGATGATGACAGGCTTCGTGAAGAgcgaaagaaagcaaagaagaacaaagacaaATATGTTGGGGTTTCCTCAGACAGTGTTGGAGGATTCAGATACA GTGAACGATATGATCCTGAGCCTAAATCAAAATGGGATGAGGACTGGGATAAAAGCAAGAGTGCTTTTCCATTCAGTGATAAATTAGGTGAACTGAGTGATAAAATTGGAAGCACAATTGACGACACCATCAGCAAGTTCCGGAGGAAAGATAGAGAAGACTCTCCAGAAAGATGCAG tGACAGTgatgaggaaaagaaagcaagaagaggCAGATCTCCCAAAGGTGAATTCAAAGATGAAGAGGAGACTGTGACGACAAAACATATCCATATCACACAGGCCACAGAGACCACCACCACAAGACACAAGCGCACAGCAAATCCTTCCAAAACCATTGATCTTGGAGCAGCAGCACATTACACAGGGGACAAAGCAAGTCCAGATCAGAATGCTTCAGCTCATACACCTCAGTCTTCAGTTAAG aCTTCAGTGCCTAGCAGTAAGTCATCTGGTGACCTTGTTGATCTGTTTGATGGCACCAGCCAATCAACAG taacaGCAGCAAGTGGGAATGGAGACTTTGGTGACTGGAGTGCCTTCAACCAAGCCCCGTCAGGCCCTGTTGCTGCCAGTGGTGAGCTCTTCAGCAGTGCCTCACAGCCAGCTGTAGAGCTTGTCAGTAGCTCACAACCAGCTTTAGGCCCACCTCCAGCTGCCTCAAATTCTTCAGACCTATTTGATCTTATGGGCTCATCGCAGGCAACAATGACATCTTCCCAGAGTATGAATTTCTCTATGATGAGCACTAATACTGTAGGTCTGGGTTTGCCCATGTCAAGATCACAG cCTTTGCAAAATGTTAGCACAGTGCTGCAGAAGCCTAATCCTCTCTATAATCAGAATACAGATATGGTCCAGAAGTCAGTCAGCAAAACCCTGCCCTCTACTTGGTCTGACCCCAGCGTAAACATCAGCCTAGACAACTTACTACCTGGTATGCAGCCTTCCAAACCCCAGCAGCCATCACTCAATACAATGATTCAACAACAGA ATATGCAACAGCCTATGAATGTGATGACCCAAAGTTTCGGAGCTGTAAACCTCAGTTCTCCATCGAACATGCTTCCTGTCCGGCCCCAAACTAACCCTCTGATGGGGGGACCCATGCCTATGAGCATGCCCAGTTTGATGACTGGCACCATGGGAATGGCCCCTCTTGGAAATAGTCCAATGATGAACCAGAGCATGATGGGCATGAACATGAACATAGGGATGTCAACTGCTGGGATGGGCCTGACAGGCACAATGGGAATGGGCATGCCCAACTTAGCCATGACTTCTGGAACTGTGCAACCTAAGCAAGATGCCTTTGCAAATTTTGCCAACTTTAGCAAGTAA
- the CLINT1 gene encoding clathrin interactor 1 isoform X4 codes for MLNMWKVRELVDKATNVVMNYSEIESKVREATNDDPWGPSGQLMGEIAKATFMYEQFPELMNMLWSRMLKDNKKNWRRVYKSLLLLAYLIRNGSERVVTSAREHIYDLRSLENYHFVDEHGKDQGINIRQKVKELVEFAQDDDRLREERKKAKKNKDKYVGVSSDSVGGFRYSERYDPEPKSKWDEDWDKSKSAFPFSDKLGELSDKIGSTIDDTISKFRRKDREDSPERCSDSDEEKKARRGRSPKGEFKDEEETVTTKHIHITQATETTTTRHKRTANPSKTIDLGAAAHYTGDKASPDQNASAHTPQSSVKTSVPSSKSSGDLVDLFDGTSQSTGGSADLFGGFADFGSAAASSNFPSQVTAASGNGDFGDWSAFNQAPSGPVAASGELFSSASQPAVELVSSSQPALGPPPAASNSSDLFDLMGSSQATMTSSQSMNFSMMSTNTVGLGLPMSRSQPLQNVSTVLQKPNPLYNQNTDMVQKSVSKTLPSTWSDPSVNISLDNLLPGMQPSKPQQPSLNTMIQQQNMQQPMNVMTQSFGAVNLSSPSNMLPVRPQTNPLMGGPMPMSMPSLMTGTMGMAPLGNSPMMNQSMMGMNMNIGMSTAGMGLTGTMGMGMPNLAMTSGTVQPKQDAFANFANFSK; via the exons caCCAATGTGGTTATGAATTATTCAGAGATAGAGTCTAAGGTTCGAGAAGCAACGAATGACGATCCTTGGGGACCTTCTGGGCAACTCATGGGAGAGATTGCCAA gGCTACATTTATGTACGAACAATTTCCAGAACTTATGAACATGCTTTGGTCACGAATgttaaaagacaacaaaaaaaattggAGAAGAGTTTATAAG tCATTGCTGCTCCTAGCTTACCTCATAAGGAATGGATCAGAGCGTGTTGTTACAAGTGCCAGAGAACACATTTATGATTTGCGATCCCTGGAAAATTACCACTTTGTAG ATGAGCATGGCAAGGATCAAGGTATAAATATTCGCCAGAAGGTGAAAGAATTGGTTGAATTTGCCCAGGATGATGACAGGCTTCGTGAAGAgcgaaagaaagcaaagaagaacaaagacaaATATGTTGGGGTTTCCTCAGACAGTGTTGGAGGATTCAGATACA GTGAACGATATGATCCTGAGCCTAAATCAAAATGGGATGAGGACTGGGATAAAAGCAAGAGTGCTTTTCCATTCAGTGATAAATTAGGTGAACTGAGTGATAAAATTGGAAGCACAATTGACGACACCATCAGCAAGTTCCGGAGGAAAGATAGAGAAGACTCTCCAGAAAGATGCAG tGACAGTgatgaggaaaagaaagcaagaagaggCAGATCTCCCAAAGGTGAATTCAAAGATGAAGAGGAGACTGTGACGACAAAACATATCCATATCACACAGGCCACAGAGACCACCACCACAAGACACAAGCGCACAGCAAATCCTTCCAAAACCATTGATCTTGGAGCAGCAGCACATTACACAGGGGACAAAGCAAGTCCAGATCAGAATGCTTCAGCTCATACACCTCAGTCTTCAGTTAAG aCTTCAGTGCCTAGCAGTAAGTCATCTGGTGACCTTGTTGATCTGTTTGATGGCACCAGCCAATCAACAG GAGGATCAGCTGATTTATTTGGAGGCTTTGCTGACTTTGGCTCAGCCGCTGCATCAAGCAATTTCCCTTCCCAAG taacaGCAGCAAGTGGGAATGGAGACTTTGGTGACTGGAGTGCCTTCAACCAAGCCCCGTCAGGCCCTGTTGCTGCCAGTGGTGAGCTCTTCAGCAGTGCCTCACAGCCAGCTGTAGAGCTTGTCAGTAGCTCACAACCAGCTTTAGGCCCACCTCCAGCTGCCTCAAATTCTTCAGACCTATTTGATCTTATGGGCTCATCGCAGGCAACAATGACATCTTCCCAGAGTATGAATTTCTCTATGATGAGCACTAATACTGTAGGTCTGGGTTTGCCCATGTCAAGATCACAG cCTTTGCAAAATGTTAGCACAGTGCTGCAGAAGCCTAATCCTCTCTATAATCAGAATACAGATATGGTCCAGAAGTCAGTCAGCAAAACCCTGCCCTCTACTTGGTCTGACCCCAGCGTAAACATCAGCCTAGACAACTTACTACCTGGTATGCAGCCTTCCAAACCCCAGCAGCCATCACTCAATACAATGATTCAACAACAGA ATATGCAACAGCCTATGAATGTGATGACCCAAAGTTTCGGAGCTGTAAACCTCAGTTCTCCATCGAACATGCTTCCTGTCCGGCCCCAAACTAACCCTCTGATGGGGGGACCCATGCCTATGAGCATGCCCAGTTTGATGACTGGCACCATGGGAATGGCCCCTCTTGGAAATAGTCCAATGATGAACCAGAGCATGATGGGCATGAACATGAACATAGGGATGTCAACTGCTGGGATGGGCCTGACAGGCACAATGGGAATGGGCATGCCCAACTTAGCCATGACTTCTGGAACTGTGCAACCTAAGCAAGATGCCTTTGCAAATTTTGCCAACTTTAGCAAGTAA